The genome window AACGGGCTTCAAGGGCGTCTCTGGTTTGCAGGGTTTCATGGAAGTGGTATCCCGTGTCCACGAAGATCACCTCTCCGCGGTACCCTGCCTTGTAGGCCAGATCGATGAGCACCACACCGTTGATGTTGAATGCACTGGGCATGGTGAGGTCTGGATAGGTTTCCAGAGCCCACTGGATCACTTCAATCGGGTGTGATGTGAACGAGAACTCGGGCATGGTCTTAGGCTCCCACCAGTTCGCGGACGCGCAGACCCACAGACTTGCGCAGCACGTTCAGGCAGTCTTCGATGCTGTTCAGGTCGGTGCGGAGGTGGATGTCGGGGTTCTCTGGGGCTTCGTAGGGGTCACTGACTCCGGTGAAGTGGGGGATTTCTCCGGCCAGAGCACGCTTGTACAGGCCCTTCACATCGCGGGAAGCCACCACATCGAGGGGAGCATCCACGAAGATTTCTTTGCCGTTGGGCAGACCCTTGACCACTTCGGTGCGGGTGTCACGGTAGGGGCTGATGGCGCTCACCAGCACGGTTACGCCGTGTTTGGCCAGCAGTCCAGCCACGAAACCAATGCGCTTGACGTTGGTGTCGCGGTCTTCTTTGGTGAAGCTGAGACCCTTGGAGAGGTTTTCGCGCACGGCGTCACCATCCAGGACTTCCACGGAACGACCTGCTGCTTCAAGCTCTTTTGCAAGGGCGTAAACGAGGGTGCTTTTTCCTGCTCCGCTCAAACCGGTGAACCACAGAACTTGTCCCTGGGTGCTCATGCCACTACCTCCGCTAACACGTTGTCTGGTAAGAAGGGCTCAGTGCCGACACGATCCACAAACTGCACGAAAGACTCATTGGGGGCTTTGTTTTGCTTGAAGTAATTCAGCACGCGTTCGGTGTAGATGTGCAGTTGCTCGGTGGGAACGCGGCCTTTGAGTTTGATGCCGGTGCGCTGGGCTTCACCCAGAGAACCTGCAAGGTGCACCTGAAAGACTTCCTGGCCACTGAAGTTGGATCCCATGAAGCCAAGGTCTGCCACCTGATAACGGGTGCAAGCGTTGGAGCATCCGGTCAGGTTGATGGTGATGGGCACATCGAGGTCGAGGAATTTGGGTTCCAGATAATCGATGGCGGCAGCAGTTCTGGCTTTGGTTTCGGTGAGGGCCAGACGGCAGAACTGGGTTCCGGTGCAGGCGATGGTGGTCGCACGCAGGGTCAGGTTGGGTGCGAGGTCCAGCTGACGCAGTTCTTCGATGGCCTGATCGATGAACTCGGGTTTGATGTGGGGCACCAAGAGGTTCTGGTAAGGGGTGGTGCGGATTTCATCGGCACCGTATTTTTCAGCGATGTCGGCGAGCAGGCGGGCTTTCTGGGGGGTGATGCGGCCCACGGTGGTGGCGACCCCGATGTAATAGTTGCCGTCTTTTTGCTTTTGCACGCCCACAAAGTCCACGCCACCGAAACGGGCCACAGGTGCAGCAGGTCCGTCGGTGAGTTTGCGGTTCAGGTACTCGGTTTCCACGATTTCGCGGAATTTTTCAGCACCGATGTCCTGAATCAGGTACTTCAGGCGGCTCTTTTTGCGGTTCTGGCGGTAACCATGGTCGCGGTAAGCGCGGGTGATGGCCACGGCCACTTCCAGCACTTCCTCGGGCTTGATGAACACCCCGAGGCGCTTGGCAAGGTGGGCTTGTGCGCCCAGACCGCCACCGACCCACACATCAAAACCAACTTCTCCGTTGACTTTGTGGGCCAGGAATCCGAGGTCGTTGATGAGGTGGATGCCTTCTTGCTCAGGAAGTCCGGTGATGGACACTTTGTACTTGCGGGGAAGGTCCTGATACTCGATGTTTCCAGAGAAGTGGTGGTGGATCTCGTTGGCGAGGTCGTTCACATCGATCACTTCGCGGGCATCCAGACCGGCCACAGGACTGGAGATCACGGCGCGCACAGTGTCACCGCAAGCGCCTTTGGCGGTCAGGCCAACTTCGTCCAGTCTGCGGTAAATCTCGGGGACATTTTCAATGGTGAGCCAGTGAAACTGGAACGCCTGACGGTCGGTGACATCCAGAAAGTCACGTCCGAAATCTTCAGCGATGCCTGCAATGGTGCGCAGGGTGCTGCCGTTCACTGCACCCTTTTGAATTTTGACGCGCATCATCAGGTAACCATCTTCCTGAGGACGCTGCGGATAAATGCCGTGCCATTTCATGAGGTCGACCAGTTCTGCGGGGATACCGTGGTATCCCACTTTGGACCACTCGTGCATGTAGCCGAGCACAACCTCGAAGGGGGGGTGTTGTTTTTTCAAGTCTTCAATGTTTGCTGCCACTGTCTTGCC of Deinococcus misasensis DSM 22328 contains these proteins:
- the cysC gene encoding adenylyl-sulfate kinase, producing MSTQGQVLWFTGLSGAGKSTLVYALAKELEAAGRSVEVLDGDAVRENLSKGLSFTKEDRDTNVKRIGFVAGLLAKHGVTVLVSAISPYRDTRTEVVKGLPNGKEIFVDAPLDVVASRDVKGLYKRALAGEIPHFTGVSDPYEAPENPDIHLRTDLNSIEDCLNVLRKSVGLRVRELVGA
- a CDS encoding nitrite/sulfite reductase, which gives rise to MHEWSKVGYHGIPAELVDLMKWHGIYPQRPQEDGYLMMRVKIQKGAVNGSTLRTIAGIAEDFGRDFLDVTDRQAFQFHWLTIENVPEIYRRLDEVGLTAKGACGDTVRAVISSPVAGLDAREVIDVNDLANEIHHHFSGNIEYQDLPRKYKVSITGLPEQEGIHLINDLGFLAHKVNGEVGFDVWVGGGLGAQAHLAKRLGVFIKPEEVLEVAVAITRAYRDHGYRQNRKKSRLKYLIQDIGAEKFREIVETEYLNRKLTDGPAAPVARFGGVDFVGVQKQKDGNYYIGVATTVGRITPQKARLLADIAEKYGADEIRTTPYQNLLVPHIKPEFIDQAIEELRQLDLAPNLTLRATTIACTGTQFCRLALTETKARTAAAIDYLEPKFLDLDVPITINLTGCSNACTRYQVADLGFMGSNFSGQEVFQVHLAGSLGEAQRTGIKLKGRVPTEQLHIYTERVLNYFKQNKAPNESFVQFVDRVGTEPFLPDNVLAEVVA